AATTGCACTTGATCCAATGCACTAGAATCAGAATCATAACCCAGTACGTTGTTCATGCAAGTGCCTTTACTTGTTGGGGTGCTGCAAACAACAcgcataaatacacaaacatgtgCATAAGTGCTCAAGACCAgaataatcaaatacaaaataaaatgtctccgTCTGGGCCCGTTCTCTACCGTGGCCCCGACCAACGGGTCTGCAGGTCACTTGGTACCCGGGCCAAGAAAGACCTGTATGACCAATACCTGCTGCCGAGTCCGTTCATCCTGTGAATGACTTTCGTTTCAGGTGAGCGGGTCCTGGGTCCCCCGGAGGAGCCCTGTTACCTCTGGTTCATCATGGAGTACTGCGAGGGCGGCGACCTCAACCGCTTCATCCTGTCGCGGCGGCCCGACCAGCAGAccaacaacagcttcatgctcCAACTGACCAGCGCCGTGGCCTTTCTGCACGGAAACAACATTGTCCACAGAGACCTGAAACCCGACAACATCCTCATCTCGGAGAAGTCCGGCACGCCGGTACTCAAGGTGGCCGACTTCGGCCTGAGCAAAGTCTGCGCCGGGTTAGGAAAGCCCAAAGAGGGCGACGACAAGAGCAAGAACGTGAACGTGAACAAGTTCTGGTTGTCGTCGGCGTGCGGCTCGGACTTCTACATGGCGCCAGAGGTGTGGGAGGGCCACTACACGGCCAAGGCCGACATATTCGCCCTGGGCATCATCATTTGGGCCATGTTGGAGAGGATCACCTTCATTGACGCCGAGTCCAAGCGGGAGCTGCTGGGGTCTTACGTGAGGCAAGGAGTGGACATTGTGCCGGTGGGCGAGGCGCTGCTAGACAACCCAAAGATGGTGCTGAACATCCCGCTCCGGCACCGGTCCCGCATGTCGGAAGGCGTGCggaagctgctgcaggacatGCTCGCCGTCAACCCCCAGGACCGGCCCGACGCCTTTGAGCTGCAGGTGCGGGTGGACCAGGCCGTGTGAGCTGCACGGGCCTCCGCCGGGATGCTCCGCGGGTACGTGTGCTTATATCTCCATGTTAATGTGTTTCTGCCTGCCCCGTTTATGAATCGCTGCTCTATCTGCTGCAGAAATACTGTCTGCATAGTCTGATCTGATGATTGCGATTCGCTCGCAATCCGACCTGAGGGAGCAAGGGAGGAAAGTAAGCGCAGAAGGTCATGTGacttctgtctggatgttgaaggaGGAGCGGAGGGACGTTTTCTTACACGTTTGATTGTCTTAATTCTCCCAGGAAATGTCCCACAGAAGCTGACTGATGAATGTCCTGTTTTGTCTTATTGTGAAGTTGTTCGTTGGTGAGATTGTAATACTAATAATTATCATATCTTCTACACGGTGACATGTTGTTCTGCCCGTGTGCCGTTATGCAGCCTGATGAAGTGTGACTTGATGTGAGCTCACGGTGGCGGATGCAGCTGTGGGCTGTTGTTCTTTTATAGGCTGCTGCAGGATTAGTTGGTGAGGTGTGTCCATCTGTCtctgtgcagcacacacacacacacacacacttgagttgAGGATATCGAATACATGAGTGAGCAGACGTGTTGCACGCGCTCTTCATCATGTGTATCACTGAAGAAGAGCGACTGTCTCCACCATCGCGCTCTTACTTTCTACCACGGGAGATAAATAAATTATTCGATATTTAATCGCACACTGTTCTTTTGCTTCCGTTTCAGGCCGCCGTTTCTGCCGGGAGCTGCTACACGAATGAAGCTCGCAGAGGAAACCAATCCTGGTGTTTGGATGTCCCAAGTGTGATTTATTCAACGAGGTCTTCAGCCTGACGGAGAGCGGCCGCTTCGCCCCGAACATCCCAATGAGAGAGAAACGCTCGGCCTGGTACCAGCGCTGTGACATCACGCTGCCACCGGAATCCTCCTCAGGCCTCATGTGGCAGTTTCCCCTCCTTTGTCTCGGTGAAGTTTGGGCCTCGGTGGCGGGATGCCTCACTCCCGCTGCCCCGGGCTGACCTGTCTTCTGGTGGCCCGTTTCCCGTCGCGTCGGCCTGCTGTGTCTGCACTGCTGTTGTTGGTTTACCTTGAAGTACACTACGTGGGAGCCACGGGGTCCGTTTAGGTGGTAATATGTGTGGATCTTCTGTCATGAGATGTGATTTTTATATTCCCATATTGAgataaaaattaaataatgaatgaatacatttcattcAGGCTGTTTGGCCAATCGAGAGGAACTAAGGCCCCAGACGATTAGCAGAAGCGTGGAGATCCGGAGCTCTAAATACGCAAGTTGGAACATTATTTTCTGGCCTTAGCAATGCACCATACCAGACTGAAACTGCAGTATGTAGATGAAGCATGAACATGTTCAGTTTCAGTCGCGCGAGTCCCGCTGGTTCCACCATGTTTTCACGCAATAGTCCGTGAACATGAAACGCCGCAGCTGCAGATGTGACGCGGCCATGAGTCTCCACACGGGAGCGTCGGTGACGTTCGGTTTCAATGGAAATGTCCTTGATAAATAGACACCGACCAGGAGAGTAAAGCCTGCGCATAGTTGACTCTAGGATGAGTTCATACACGCACATTAGAAACCTCGCGTGAGCTGCTGCGACGAACGAGTCCCGCTGACGGAGCTTCGGCGTGACGCCTCGCTGCGCTTCACGCGGGAGAATTTGTTGACACATTTCTACGTTATTGTGGAGCAAATTGTTCCATCGCCCAAACATTTGAGGATCCTTCTGAATCGCTTTGCTCGTACTGTGATCTCACACTGCAGTCACTCCATTTAGTGCTAAGACGCATCTTATTTACACGTCGCTGTTTGACTTTCTTGTGGGCTTTTTAGATCATTTATTAGTCTGTGAACGCAGTTATGAATATAAATCCCAGGTCAAATTAAAGCGGAATTGTACTTgaagaatgtatttatttattaaatccgTATATATCTGGCGATGTGCCTTTGACCAGAAGCCCGGCGGGGAGAGCGGCTCATCGAGCGGCCGCTCCGCTGGATCGGACTTGATGGCTCTTTGCCCCTTCAGGTTCCCTCTAGTCTGCTTGTTTAGACCTCTGGTGCCTTGA
The Gasterosteus aculeatus chromosome 17, fGasAcu3.hap1.1, whole genome shotgun sequence DNA segment above includes these coding regions:
- the LOC120834648 gene encoding serine/threonine-protein kinase 35-like: MEKVGPDNWRRRTRSAGANRQQPAGERPDEPDVLRSLSAAGNAEDGHDMEEEEEEEEEDGGLFKRARPERRAAAPRYSLLRELGRGTYGVVYEAAARRSGAKVAVKKLRCDAPENVELALREFWALASLEKRHRNVVQLEECVLQRDGVAQRMSHGNKRSEQYLRLVETSLKGERVLGPPEEPCYLWFIMEYCEGGDLNRFILSRRPDQQTNNSFMLQLTSAVAFLHGNNIVHRDLKPDNILISEKSGTPVLKVADFGLSKVCAGLGKPKEGDDKSKNVNVNKFWLSSACGSDFYMAPEVWEGHYTAKADIFALGIIIWAMLERITFIDAESKRELLGSYVRQGVDIVPVGEALLDNPKMVLNIPLRHRSRMSEGVRKLLQDMLAVNPQDRPDAFELQVRVDQAV